The sequence below is a genomic window from Rhodococcus sp. 4CII.
CGGCCATCACGTCAGTCTACAAACGCCGCGACGCCGTCCCGCCGTGCATCCATAGGCGATTCCTCACTGTCCGTTCGGCTCTGTGTCTTTGTTTCCGCGCTCACCCGGGTGGTCGACTGGCAGGACGCGTCACCCGGTTCCCGCCGGCGTCGACCAGTCCTCGAGGAGCGTGATGTGAGCGGTCTGCATCTTCCCCAGCGCGTGCGTGACCATGCCGTTGAGCGGCCCGGAGCACCGGCAGTGACCTGCGGTGACACCACCCTGACCTATGCCGAGCTCGACTGGCGGACCAACCGGATCGCGGTCGCGCTGTCGGCATTGGCATCCGGCGGCACCCGGGTCGGGGCGCTGCTGCGGATGCGTACCGAGGGGGTCGAGACGTTCGTGGCCGCCGCCAAGGCGGGTCTCGTCTTCGTCCCGCTCAACTGGCGCCTGCCCGCCGCCGAAGCCGCCGCGATCGCGGTCGACGCCGAACTCCGCGTGCTGATCGTCGAAGCCGAATTCGCCGCCGCCGCCGACGCGGTCCGCGAGGCGCTCCCCGGCCTGACCGTCGTGCTCGTCGACGCGCCCGAAGCGGACGTCCTGCCGGCGGGCACGTGGACGTGGGACCGCTTGCTCGCCTCGGGCACCGCCACCGACCCGGGGTTCGGGGACGACCCCGATGCGGCGGTGCTGCAGCTCTACACGTCGGGCACGACCGGCTTCCCGAAGGGTGTGGTCGCGACCCATCGCAACCTGCACAACGAGCCGGAGGGCCAGCTGATCTACCGGTGGAAGCGCGGCTCGGTGGCGCTCGACGCCCTGCCGTTGTTCCACATCGCGGGCGCCGGCTGGCTCAGTACCTGCCTGTCCGCCGGTGTCCATGTGGTGCTGCTCGGCGCGTTCGATGCCCGGCGGGTCGCCGCTCTCGTCGACCGGCACCGGATCACCCATGCCTTCCTGGTCCCCTCGACCCTTCAGATGCTCCTCGACGTGCCGGACCTCGAACGTTACGACGTGTCGAGCCTCGAACTGGTCGCGTACGGTTCGGCGCCGATCACCCCCGCACTGCTCCGGCGTGCGATCGATCGCCTCGGCTGCGGATTCGTGCAGCGGTACGGGATGACGGAGACGACGGGGTCGGTCACCGCCCTCACCGCCCCGGACCACGACCCGTCCGGGCATCGCGCGCACCTGCTGCGTTCCGCCGGCAAACCCATGCCGGGTGTCGAGGTCGAGATCCGGGACGTGGTGACCGGGGCCCGGCTGGCGATCGGCGAGTCCGGGGAGATCGTGTGCCGCTCCCGTAACAACGTCGCGGGCTACTGGCACCGGCCCGAGGAGACCGCGCAACTGCTCACCCAGGACGGGTTCCTCCGGACCGGCGATGCCGGGTACCTCGACGAGGAGGGATACCTGTTCGTCACCGACCGGGTGAAGGACATGATCATCACCGGGGGCGAGAACGTGTATCCCGTGGAGGTCGAATCGGTGCTCGCCGAGCATCCGGCGGTGGCCGAGGTGGCGGTGGTCGGTGTGCCGCACCGGACCTGGGGTGAGTCCGTGACCGCGGTCGTCCGGCTCGTGGATCCGGCGGTCGTGCCGGATGAGCAGGAGTTGATCGCCTTCACCGCGGAGCGCCTCGCGTCGTACAAGAAGCCGCGGGAGATCGTCTTCGTCGCCGAACTGCCGCGCGGAGCGAGCGGGAAGATTCTCAAACGCACACTGCGCGACACACTCCGCGACGCGGCGGTGCGCGCGTGATCGTCACCGAGGACGTCGGCACCGTCCAGCGCGAGGCCTGGGCCCGCGGCGTCCTGCCGCCGGTCGAGCAGGTCCGCCCCGGGCTGTGGTCGATTCCGGTGCCGATGCCGCGAAACCCGTTGCGCTACGTCCTGATCTACGCGCTCGCCCTGCCCGACGGCCTGGCCCTGATCGATGTCGGCTGGGATTCCGAGGAATCGTGGCGGGCGCTCGTCGACGGCATCGCGCAGACCGGGCACCACGTCACCGACGTCCGGTTCGCCGCGATCACCCATCTGCACCCCGACCATTTCGGTCTCGCGCCCAGGCTGCGGCAGGTCAGCGGCGCGGCACTGGCCATGCACGACGCGGATGCCGCTCTGCTCGGCCACCATTCACCGGCGGACGCCGCAGACGACGAACGCACGTGGAACATCCAGCTCGCCCAGCTCGGGGCGCCCACCGGGATCCTCTCCGCCGCCCGCGTCGACCTCGTCCGGCTGGGTCCGGGCGAAGCCGTGGATGTCGTACTCGGTGACGGCACCGCGCTGGACCTGCCGGGCTGGGACCTGAAGGCGGTGTGGACACCGGGACACACCCCCGGCCACCTGACGTTCGTCGACGACACGCACGGACTGCTGTTCAGCGGCGACCACATGCTGCCCCGCATCAGTCCCAACATCTCCACGGTCCCCGGCGAGCTGGAGAACCCGCTGCACCGATATCTGCTGTCGTTGCACGCCACCACGTCGATGCCCGACGGTGAGGTGCTGCCCGCCCACGAATACCGGTTCCGGGGAATCGCAGACCGCGCGCGGCAGCTGATGGGCCACCACGAGGACCGCCTCGCGGAGATCGTCGCGGCACTGGGCGCCCAGCCCGAATCGACGGCGTGGGAGATCTCGACGCGGATCTCGTGGTCGCGCCCGTTCGACTCCATGTCCGACCGGTTGCTCCGGCTCGCGGTCCGGGAAACGCACGCCCACCTGCTCGTCCTGGCCGACCGTGGCGACATCCGCTCGCTCGGCGGCCTTCCCGAACGCTGGACCACTGCACCCGCGGCGGCCCCTGCCCCCACCCCGTAAGGAACACATCCATGAGCGTGGTTCTCACCGAATTCGCCGACGGCGTCGCCGTCATCACCCTGAACCGGCCGGAGGCGAAGAACGCCGTCGACCTCGAGGTCGCGAAGGCGCTCGCCGCCGCGATCGACGAATTCGAGGCGCGGCCCGATCTGACGATCGCGATCCTCACCGGCGCCGGAGGAACCTTCTGTGCGGGCATGGATCTCAAGGCGTTCACGCGCGGGGAGCGGCCGTCGCTGCCCGGTCGCGGGTTCGGCGGACTCACCGAGGCGCCCCCGACGAAGCCGCTCATCGCGGCGGTCGAGGGCTGGGCGCTCGCCGGCGGCTGCGAGTTGGCGCTGTCGGCCGACCTGATCGTCGCCGCCCGCGACGCCAAGTTCGGAATCCCCGAGGTCAAGCGGGGTCTCGCCGCCGCCGCGGGCGGGCTGCTGCGACTGCCGAAGGTGCTGCCGTATCCGATCGCGATGGAGATGGCGATCACCGGAGATCCCCTCACCGCTGAGGTCGCGCACGCGCACGGACTCGTCAACCGGGTCACCGAGCCTGGACAGGCCCTGGCCACCGCTCGTGAACTGGCGGCACGGGTCGCCGCCAACGGTCCCCTCGCGGTGCGGGCCACCAAACAGGTCGTCGCGATGTCCGTCGGCTACACCGATCCCGACGCGTTCACCGCGCAGCGACGTTTCCTCGATCCGGTGTTCGCCTCCGAGGACGCGCAGGAAGGTGCCCGGGCCTTCGCGGAGAAGCGCCCGCCGGTGTGGCGTGGCCGCTAGCGGCGTGATCGGCACAGCCCGCACCGCCGCTTCCGTACGATGACCGCGTGGACCTGCATCTCGTCACCTACTTCGTCGCGGTAGTCGATCACGGCGGGATCACCAGGGCCGCGCAGTCCCTCTACATCTCGCAACCGTCGCTGTCGCAGGCCATCCGCACTCTCGAACGTCGCCTCGGTGTCACCCTGTTCGACCGCACCGGGCGGCGTCTCGAGCTGACCGAGGACGGGCGCACCCTCGACGTCGCGGCCCGGCGCATCCTCGCCGACGTCGAGCGCGCCAAGGCCAAGGTCGCGGCGGTACGCGAACTCGTCTCCGGCCGTGTCGACGTCGTCACCTACTCGGCGTTCTCGATCGACCCGATCGTCGACCTGGTGCGACGGTTCCGCCGGGAATACCCGCACGTCACCGTGCGCGTCATCGACGGCGACGGCCCTACCGGCGTCCTCGGCGCGCTGCGCCGCGGCGAGGCCGAACTCGGGGTGATCGACCTGTCCGTCGATCTCAGTGCCCTGCGGTCCGTTCCCATCGGCGACCAGGAACTGGTGCTCGCCCTGCCCGGCGACCTCGCGGAGTCCCTCCCCGATCCGGTGCCCCGGTCGGCCCTCAGCGACATTCCGCTGATCCAGGATCTGGGGGACAAGAGCGACGCCGCCCTGATCACGGATCTCGTGGGCGCCACCGCGAACGTGGTCATCGATTGCGCACACCCGAGTGCCGCGTGGGAGTTGGTGATGCGGGGCGCCGGGGCCACCGTCCTGCCGCGACTGGTCGCCGAGCAACAGTTGCGCGGCGTCTCGATCCGGTCGCTGGCACCGAAGCTGACCCGCCCCGTCGGGCTCGTCCAGCGGTCCGGCCCGGGATCACCGGCTGCCGCTGCATTCGTGTCGATCGCGCAGCGGACCCCGCCCGCCGGCGCGCGAGTGAGGAACTGAGCGATGGAATTACGTCAGGTCGAGTACTTCCTCGCCGTCGTCGAACACGAGGGCATCAACGGGGCAGCCGCGTCGCTCGGCGTCGCACAGCCCACCATCTCGCAGGCGCTGCGCGGGCTCGAACGCGAACTCGGGGTGCAGTTGTTCCACCGCATCGGCAGGGGCATGGTGCTCAGCGCGGCCGGACGCAGCATGGTCGGGCCCAGCAGGCAGATCCTGCGCGACGTCACCGCCGTCGAGGATCTCCTCGCCACCTCCGACGGTGCGCTCGCGGGCCGGCTGGACATCATGGCGTTCCCGGCGTTGGCGCTCGGTCCCGTCGTGGACCTCGTCACCGAATTTCGCCGGGCCCATCCCAACGTGTCGGTGCGGTTGGGGGAACTGAAGGACGAGGCCCAGGCCGGGTCGCTGATCGAGGACGGTCACTGCGAATTCGTGGTGGCGCATTTCCCGCTCGACGACGCCGGGCTGGAGGTCGTCGAACTCGGGAAGCAGGAGTACTGGCTCGTGTATCCGCCGGGCACCGACGTGCCGGAGGGTCCGGTTCCGTTGTCCGCGTTGCCCGACATCCCGATGGTCTTCGTCCCCCGCGGCCACTCCGTGGCGGACGAGATCGAGGAGTCGATCCGTCGCGCCGGGGCACGCCCCCACCTGGCGGCGCTGTCCGAGCACCGTGAGGCGCGACTTCCCCTGGTACTGGCCGGGATCGGCGGCACCCTACTGGAGCGGTCGGTCGCGGAGGCGGTGCGGGACCGCGCGGTGGTCCGCCCGGTGGAGCCGAAGGTGGCCCGCGCGTTCGGGATCGCGTTCGACCCCGACATGCTCTCGCCCGCCGGGCACGCGTTCATCGAACTCGTGCGGCGGACCACTGCGGCCCGCGTCGAGTCATAGGTTTCACCTCATCCCGCATGTCCCATCACGACATTGCGGCCGAACGCCTCCGATGATCGACTGGTGGGGCGGCACGGCGTCGACCACTCCGGCGTCGCCGGGAACCGCGCCCACGTCTGGAGCCGCGCATGAGCATCGAATCCGTCACCCCGACCGAATCCGACGTCCTGATCAGCCGGGACGGCGCGATCGCGACAATCACACTGAACCGGCCCGCACGCCGCAACGCCATGACCCTCGACGCCTGGATCGCGTTGCGGGAGGCCCTGGGCGAACTCGCCCTCGACAACGCCACCCGCGTCGTGGTCCTCACCGGCGCGGGCGGCGACTTCTGCAGCGGCGCGGACCTCGACAAGCGCGCACCGATGCACCCCCTGGACCGGATGCGTCGGATCAACGCGACGGCGGTGGCCGTCGCCGAGTTCCCCAAGCCGCTGATCGCGAAGGTACGCGGCTACGCCGTGGGAGCCGGCTGGAACCTGGCGCTGCTGTGTGATCTGCTCATCGCCTCGCGTGACGCACAATTCAGCCAGATCTTCGCCAGGCGCGGACTGTCGGTCGATTTCGGCGGCTCGTGGCTGCTGCCCCGGATGGTGGGGCTGCACCCCGCGAAACGATTGGTCATGCTGGCCGAGATGATCGACGCCGAGCAGGCGGACGCGCTGGGGCTGGTCGGCGAACTCGTCGATCCCGAGGAACTGGACGGCACGGTCGCCCGGTTGGCCGCACGTCTCGCGGCGTCACCGACGGTGGCGGTCATGCAGTCGGCGCGGCTGATCGAGGACGGCACGGCGTCGTCGTTGCGGGAGGCGCTCGAGAACGAGGCGCGGGCGCAGGCGATCAACTTCGCCACCGACGCACCGGCCGCGGTACGCGCCTTCGTGGAGAAGCGTCCCCCCGCCTTCAGCGGTCAGTGGCAGGTACCGCAACCGACGTAGCAGCTAGATGATCGCGCCGTCGGTTGCACAGAAGCTGTGGCAGAGGCGGGTGACGATCCGCGGGCCGCGTTCGGGATCGAACCACCGATCGATGTGCGCCCAGTGGTACGGGTGTGTCATGTACGGCCCCGTCAGCCCGTCCAGGTCGGCGTACTCCTGCTCCCAGACGTGGGTCCACTGCGCCGAACCGGCCGACTCGTGCACCCTGCTCAGCTGCGACGTCCCGATGGTGCGGATGTAGTTCGGCATCGCCCGCGTCTCGGATTCGAACTGCTCCACCACCTCCGGGTCGGCCGCATCGTCCACCGCCACCAGCAGTGTCCGATAGATGGTCGGCTCGACAGCACCCCGGGTGGGAGCGGGCACGCCCGTGTAGCCGACGCTGTCTACGTGCCCGATCTCGGACGTGCGCAACTGAGCAGTGACCTCGGGTTCTACGGCGCGCCATTGGGATTCGTCGTCGAAATGAAGGTGCGCGATCACGTCACCGCCGTTGATTCCCCCGGCCAGGACCGGTGTCACGAGAACGCGCCGAGCCGTGGGAGCCGCGGCATCGTGCAGCCGGACGGCCAATGCCGTACCGGCGGAGGCGTCGACGCCGGGGACGAGGTGAATGAGCGTGGTCACCTTATACATCGGCCACGGCCTCCACGTCCGCGGACGAGCAGGAGACGGTGCGTCGCCGACTGGTGAGGAACTCGTCGGCGCCGGCCCACCAGCGAAGCACCTCCGCATCGTGGCGCGCGAGGAGGCTCTGCCGCCACCACTCGCGAGCACCCCGCACGGTCCAGGTGACGGTCACGGTGTTCGATTCGTCCTCCAGCCATACCGGCGGGGAGACGAGCACACGGTCCAGCGTCAGCCCACGCGCAGTCGCGCCCGGCGCATAGCACTCCAGGTAGGCGGCGAGGAATGCGCGCCCCCGGCCGGGTGCCACCACCATGTCGTCGACGATGTATACGAGCGAATCTGCCGATGTCATCTGTGCTCCCTTCTCCCCCACCCAGAACGGTAGGGAGAGAAGAGAGCACGGCATAGAGTGGCGTCCGCCCAGTGGGAGAAGACGCTAGGTCACCGCGGTCGCGAGTTGCTCACGCAGCTTCGTCTTGAGGATCTTCCCCGCCGCCGACGTCGGCAGCTGATCGACGACCACGACGTCACGGACCTTCTTGTACGGCAGCACCCGCTCCGCGACGAACGCGGACACCGCATCCCCATCGATTTTCGTGCCGGGCGTCGGCACGACGAACGCCACCGGTTCCTGACCGACGCTGCCGGCCTCCCGGCCGACGACGGCGGCGGAAGACACGTCCGGGTGCGAGACCAGGATCTCTTCGAGTTCACGCGGATACACGTTGTAGCCCTTGTAGATCAGCATGTCCTTCGTGCGGTCGCAGATGAACAGGTACCCGTCCTCGTCCGCGTAGGCGATGTCGCCGGTGTCGAGCCAGCCGTCGACGTACTGCTGCGCCGTGATCTCGGGATGGTTCAGGTAGCCGTCCGTCACCTGCGGTCCGCGGACCCACAGCTTGCCGCGGGCACCGGCGTCCAGCACGGCACCGGAATCGTCCTGGGCGCGGATCTGCACCTCGGTGTCGAACACCGGCAGGCCCACGCTGCCGATCTTGTACGCGACGGCGCCGGTCAGCGGCGCGGACGCCACCAGGCAGGTGCCCTCGGTCAGCCCGTACCCCTCGACGACGCTCGCCGACGGGAAGGCCCGGCCCAGCGCCTCCAGCGTCATGTGGTCGATCGGCGCCGCACCCGAGGACACCACCCGCACCGAATCGGTGTTCCGGGTCGCGGCGTCGGGATGGGTGGCGACGGCGTGCCACATCGCCGGGCTCCCGGTGATGTAAGTGGCGCGGTGCGTCTCGATCAGGTCCAGCATGCGGCCGGGCTCGAACCGTCCGGCGAACACCTGCGTCGCCCCGCACAGCAGCAGGAACGACAGGTTGATCAGGGCGTGGGCGTGGAACAACGGCGAGACCACGACGGTGGCTCCGGCACCGGGCACGACACCGCGGTCCTCGAGACCGGCGATGGGCCGCAACTCGATTCCGCCGTCTTCGCCGGCGCGGACCTCGTGGCCTGCCCGCCAGGCGATCATCTGCGTCACGTTGGCGACGACGTTGCGGTGCAGCACCCGCACACCCTTCGACACCCCCGTGGTCCCGCCCGTGTAGGCGAGGTGGGCGACGTCGTCCCCGGTCACGTCCGGAGTGAAGGGCACGGCGGCGTATCCGTCGACGAACTCGTCGAACCCGAACTGGCCGCGTCCCCCGCCCGCGGCGAGTCCGGCCACCACGAGCGTACGGACGGTGGTGCCCTCTGCCGCCTCGACGAGGGTGCCCAGCTGCGCGGGTTGCGTGACGGCCGCGACCGCGGCCGTGTCCACGATCTGCGACCGCAGACCGGGGGCGGGTTGCAGCGGATTGACCAGGGTGACGGTCGCTCCGGCACGCAGCGCGCCGTAGTAGGCCACGACGAATTCGACGCAATTGCCCAGATGCAGGAGCACCACGTCGCGCTCGGTCACACCCGCGTCCCGCAGCGCCGCGGCGAAGGCACCCGACCGCTCGTCGAGCTCGCGATAGGTGCACACCGTGTCGCCGTCGACCACCGCGGCCCGGTCTCCGTACAGGCGCGCCATGCCGGGCGGGAACGCCGCCAGCGTCAGATCCGGGTAGTGCAGTGCCGGTGCAGCATTGTTCACGTTCGGTCCTCTGTTCGTCAGCGAGGTGCCATGCGGATGGCACCGTCGAGGCGGATGGTCTCGCCGTTGAGGTAGCCGTTCTCGAGGATCTGGCAGGCGAGCTGCCCGAACTCGCTGGGCTTGCCCAGACGCGACGGATTGGGCACCGACTTCTCCAGCGACGCGCGCACGTCGTCGCGGAGCCGGGCGAGAAGCGGGGTGTCCATGATGCCGGGCGCGATGGTGCACACCCGGATGTTGCGGCTGGCGAGGTCCCGGGCGGCGGTGACGGTCATGCCGACGATGCCGGCCTTGGACGCGGTGTAATTGATCTGCCCGATCTGGCCTTCGAACGCGGCGACGGACGCCGTGAGCACCACCGCGCCGCGTTCGCCGTCGACCTCGTCCAGCCGCGCCATCCGTTCCGCGCCGAGGCGCAGGGCGTTGAACGAGCCGACGAGGTTGAGCCGGATCACGAATTCGAAGTCGTCGACCGAGCCCGCCTTGCCGTCGGAGTCGAGGATGCGCATCCGGCGTCCGGCTCCGGCACAGTGCACGAGCCCGCGCAGCCCGCCGCGCTCGTCGGCGGCATCGAGTGCGGCCGCGAACTGCTCGGAATCGGTCACGTCGGCGGGCGCGAACTGGGCGGCGCTGCCCAATTCCTTCGCCGCCGCCTGTCCGTCGGAGTTCGGCAGGTCGATGAGCGTGACCTGGGCGCCCGCGTCCACGAGGCGGCGTGCCGTCGCGAGCCCGAGCCCGGATGCGCCGCCGGTGACGGCCGTCGAGATTCCCTTGAGTTCCATCGTGCGGATGTTCCCTTCGAAAGATGTTGCCGGATCAGAGAAGTTCGAGAATGGTGGCGTTGGCGAGGCCACCCGCCTCACACATGGTCTGCAGCCCGTACCGGATTCCGTTGTCCCGCATGTGGTGCACCAGGCGGGTCATGAGGATCGCGCCGGAACCGCCGAGCGGATGACCGACCGCGATGGCACCGCCGAGCGGGTTCATCCGATCGGTCGCGGCGCCGGTCTCCGCCTGCCAGGCGAGGGGGACGGGCGCGAACGCCTCGTTCACCTCGAACGCGCCGATGTCGTCGATCTTCAACCCTGCCCGGGACAGCGCTTTCTCCGTCGCGGCGATCGGTCCGGTCAGCATCATGACCGGGTCGTCGCCGGCGACGGCGCAGGTGTGGATGCGGGCCATCGGAGTCAGTCCGAGTTGCGCGGCCTTCTCGCTCGTCGTGACGAGCAGCGCGCCCGCGCCGTCGGAGATCTGCGAGGAGTTCCCGGCGTGGATCACGCCGTCCTCCTTGAAGACGGTCTTCAGCTTGCCGAGTGACTCGAGCGAACCGCCGCGGCGGATCCCCTCGTCCCCGGCGAGGACGTCGGAGAGCGGGGCGAGTTGCCCGTCGAACGCGCCGCGGTCCACTGCGTGCGCCGCGCGCTCGTGCGAGCGCAGCGAGTACTCGTCGAGCACTTGACGAGAGAGGCCCCACTTCGCGGCCATCATCTCGGCGCCGGTGCCCTGGCTGAACCCGTCGATGCCGTAGCGGTCGAGGACGGCCGCCGGGAAGTGCTCGCCGTTCTTGCTGGCGCTGCCCATCGGTACCCGGCTCATGGACTCGACACCACCGGCCACGACGACGTCCTCGTGGCCGGCGATGACGGTGGCGGCGGCGAAGCTCACTGCCTGCTGGCTCGATCCGCACGCCCGGGTGAGGGTGGTGCCCGGCACCGTCTCGGGCCAGCCTGCGGCGAGCACCGCGGTGCGGGCGACGTTGCCCGCCTGCTCCCCCACCTGGCTGACACAACCCCACACGACGTCGCCGATCTCGTCCGGGGACAGTCCGGTGCGCGCGACGAGGGCCTCGAGGACGTGCGCCGACAGGTTGGCGGGGTGGATTCCGGAGAGGGAACCGCCTCGCCGCCCGATGGGCGTGCGGACGGCGTCGACGATCACTGCATCGCGCATGGTGGGTTCCTTCGATCTGAGGGGTGTGATTCGAATCAATCACGGGCGAGGTCGTCGGCACAACGACTTTCGGCCGATCACAGGGTTAGTTCGTGCCTATGACCGCAGCGTCGCCCCGCACCAGTTTCTTGTCGCGCTCGGGGTTCGCGAGGAGCAGGGCTCCGACGGCGCACACGGCGGCGACGAGTCCGAGCGCCTGGAACGCGGTGGCGTAACCCTCGGCGGGCGAGGCGGCCGCGTCGACGATCAGACCGGTCGCGTAGGGGGCGACGAGGCCACCGATCGCCATCACGGCGAGGAATACGCCCAGGGTGCCTGCGGTCTGCCGCGGCGGGCAGATCTCCGAGATCGCCGCATTGAGCAGCGGGAAGACCGAGGCGGCGAAGCCGTAACCGACGGAGACGACCAGTACGGCCACCGCGGGTGTGGTGATGGACGGAAGTGCCAGCAGGATCGCTCCGCAGATCAGCACCCCGACGGCGGGCACGACGACGCGCACGAGTCGGGACGTGGATCCGCGGGCGAGGAGGCGGTCGCCGATCACCGACGAGAGGAGCATCAGGACGAGTCCGGCGAGGCTTGGGAACGCGAACATCGAACCGGCCTGCAGCCTGCTGTACCCGAGGCCCACCTCGAAATAGGAGGGCAGCCAGGTCAGCACGACGGCGACCAGCGCGTAGACGCTCATCACGAGAAGTGCGCCGCTGATGAAGGTGCGGGTCCGGAAGATGCGCCCCCACGGCACCGCCGGTTCGGCGATCTCCCCGGCGGCGGGCGCGGTATCGCCGCCCTTGCCGCTGCGAATGTACGGGCCCTCGCTCCAGACCGTCAGCCAGACGACGCACCACAGCACTCCGATCACGGACAGCGCGACGAGCGCGTAGCGCCAACCGAAGGTGACGGTCACGTAGGCGAGGACCGGGGCGACGGCGATCTTCGCGATCGACGCGGCTCCCGCGAGCAGCGCGCTCGGCAGTCCACGCTTGGCGGGTGCGTGCCACGAGTAGGCCGCCGTGTGGAGCAGCGCGGAACTCGGCCCCTCGGCGAGCCCCAGCAGCAACCTGCTGACCAGCAGGACCACGAAGCTCGCGACGACCACGAGCGGAAGTATCGCGACGGCCCAGGCGAGCGCCAGGACCATCAGCGACCACCGCAGCGGCATCCAGCGGTTGAGCGCGCCGGCGAAGAACCCGCCGACGGTGAACGTCAGGAAGAAGAGGCTGCCGACCAGTCCGATCTGGGAGGCGTTCAGCCCCAGCTCGTGGGCGAGCGGTTGGGCGATGATGCCGAGAACCGCCTTGTCGGCGTAGTTGACGACGTAGAGCAGCACGAGGAGGCCGGTCAGGCCCCAGGCACGGCTGCGCGACTCGGATCCGATGGCGACGGTCCGGTCGATGAGGGCAGAAGGTCGGGTCACGTGGTGATCCTTCGGAAGATGTGGTGGCGTGGGTCACAGTATCTGGGTTCATTCAACGGACGGGGGTGCCCCCGATCAATACGCACTCGGCGAAGGCACCGGCTACATCTGCCTATGGGTCGCCGGCGCTTTCGCGCAGGGGCGCCGCCCGTGCATTGGCGTGCGCTATTCGACCGATAGCCGAACACCTCTAGCCGACCCCTCGCGGATCGGGCATTCTCGACCTATGAGCCGCCTCGCCCGGACCCGCCTGATGCGCGAGACGCCGCTGCTCATCAGCAAAGGCGTACTGCGCAGGTACGCACTGTAATTCGA
It includes:
- a CDS encoding SDR family NAD(P)-dependent oxidoreductase, producing MELKGISTAVTGGASGLGLATARRLVDAGAQVTLIDLPNSDGQAAAKELGSAAQFAPADVTDSEQFAAALDAADERGGLRGLVHCAGAGRRMRILDSDGKAGSVDDFEFVIRLNLVGSFNALRLGAERMARLDEVDGERGAVVLTASVAAFEGQIGQINYTASKAGIVGMTVTAARDLASRNIRVCTIAPGIMDTPLLARLRDDVRASLEKSVPNPSRLGKPSEFGQLACQILENGYLNGETIRLDGAIRMAPR
- a CDS encoding thiolase family protein, with the protein product MRDAVIVDAVRTPIGRRGGSLSGIHPANLSAHVLEALVARTGLSPDEIGDVVWGCVSQVGEQAGNVARTAVLAAGWPETVPGTTLTRACGSSQQAVSFAAATVIAGHEDVVVAGGVESMSRVPMGSASKNGEHFPAAVLDRYGIDGFSQGTGAEMMAAKWGLSRQVLDEYSLRSHERAAHAVDRGAFDGQLAPLSDVLAGDEGIRRGGSLESLGKLKTVFKEDGVIHAGNSSQISDGAGALLVTTSEKAAQLGLTPMARIHTCAVAGDDPVMMLTGPIAATEKALSRAGLKIDDIGAFEVNEAFAPVPLAWQAETGAATDRMNPLGGAIAVGHPLGGSGAILMTRLVHHMRDNGIRYGLQTMCEAGGLANATILELL
- a CDS encoding MFS transporter: MTRPSALIDRTVAIGSESRSRAWGLTGLLVLLYVVNYADKAVLGIIAQPLAHELGLNASQIGLVGSLFFLTFTVGGFFAGALNRWMPLRWSLMVLALAWAVAILPLVVVASFVVLLVSRLLLGLAEGPSSALLHTAAYSWHAPAKRGLPSALLAGAASIAKIAVAPVLAYVTVTFGWRYALVALSVIGVLWCVVWLTVWSEGPYIRSGKGGDTAPAAGEIAEPAVPWGRIFRTRTFISGALLVMSVYALVAVVLTWLPSYFEVGLGYSRLQAGSMFAFPSLAGLVLMLLSSVIGDRLLARGSTSRLVRVVVPAVGVLICGAILLALPSITTPAVAVLVVSVGYGFAASVFPLLNAAISEICPPRQTAGTLGVFLAVMAIGGLVAPYATGLIVDAAASPAEGYATAFQALGLVAAVCAVGALLLANPERDKKLVRGDAAVIGTN